Part of the Vigna radiata var. radiata cultivar VC1973A unplaced genomic scaffold, Vradiata_ver6 scaffold_86, whole genome shotgun sequence genome is shown below.
TAGTGCAGGAAATGAATGTTTCGATTTCTTATGGCATAAAAGATTGAGTCACATATCCAAAGAAAGGATGTTGAGGttagtgaaaaatgaaattttacctCAATTGGATTTTGATAACTGAGATGTAtgtattgattttattaagggtaaacaaacaaaacacatatCAAAATATCCCGCCACAAGAAGTAGTCAACTTCTTTAGTTAATACACACTGATATTTGTAGTCCTTTTGACATTAAATCTCGGAgtggtgaaaaatattttatctcctTTATCGATGACTTCTCAcgttattgttatatatatatctattacATGAAAAATCTCAATCAGTGAACGTCCTTGAGGTGTTCATAAATGAGGTGGAAAGGCAATTagatagaaaagtaaaagtggTGACATTTGATAGAGGTGGTGAATATTATGGTAAAATTGATGAGAGTGGACAATGTGCAAGTCCATTTGCAAAGTATCTTAAAAGTCGGGGTATATATGCACAGTATACAATGTCTGgtacaccacaacaaaatggtgtaaCAGAAAGGCGGAATCGTACTCTTATGGATATGGTTAGGAGTATGTTAAGTCATAGTAATATTCCTTTATTTTTGTGGATTTATTCATTAAAGACTGTTGTATATCTGCTTAACAAGGTTCCTAGCAAAGCAGTTTCTAAAACTCCTTATGAACTATGGACGAGAAGGAAACCCAGTTTAAGACATCTTCATGTTTGGGGTTGTCCAGTAGAAGTAAGGTTATACAATCCACATGAAAAGAAGCTTCATGTAAGAACCATTAGTGGTTACTTCATCGGTTAACCTGAAAAATCAAAGGATATAGATTTTATTGCCCTAACCATAGTACAAGAATAGTTGAGTCTGGAAATGCTCAGTTCATTGAAAATGGTCAATTTAGTGGGAGTGAGGAATCACAAATAGTGGACATTGAAGAGCATATTGATAGTGTTTTTACATATAATGTCTCTTCTGAAGTTGTTATACCTCTTGCTATATCACAGTCACACAACAAGCAGAGACAACAAGTTAATGTTCCAATCCCATAAAATGAACATATAAATGTTGAGATTGACAATGAGCAAGTCACAAATGAACAAGTCATAAATAAGCAATTGATAGAGGAACCACAAGAAGCAGCATTAAGAAGGTCTGTAAGGCAGAAAAAACCTGCTATTTTAGATGATTATGTGGTTTACTCTGTTGAACATGAATGTGACTTAAGCATTGATGAGGATCCAGTCTCTTTTAGACAAGCCATGGAAAGTAATAATTCAGAGAATTGGTTGAATGCTATGAAAGAAGAATTGAAATCAATGGATGACAATAAAGTATGGGATCTACTTGAATTGCCTAAGGGATCAAAAAGAGTCGGTTAAATGGGTCTTTAAGACGAAACATGACTTAAAAGGCAatattgaaaggtataaagTTAGATTAGTCGCCAAAGGTTTCACTCAAAAGGATGGCATTGACTACAAAGAGACCTTCTATCCTGGAGTAGTTCCAATTCAAAAAGGGGACAAGTTTAGTCAAATGCAATGTCCCAAGAATGATTTGGAACGAAAGGCTATGGAGGCCATTCCTTATGCGTCAGTGGTTGGGAGTTTGATGTATGCTCAAACTTGTACTCGACCAGATATCAGTTTTGCTGTTGGAATGTTAGGCCGATATCAAAGTAATCTTGGAATGGATCACTGGAAAGTTGCAAAGAATTTCTTAGGTACTTACAAGATACCAAAGAATACATGCTCACTTACAGAAAATCAGATCATCTCGAAGTGATTGGCTACTCGGATTCAGACTATGCTGGATGTGTGGATTCGAGAAAATCCACATTTGGGTATGTTTATCTATTAGCTGGACGAGCAATTTCTTGGAAAAGTGTAAAACAATCAGTCATTGCTACTTCCACCATGGAGGCTGAATTAGTGGCATGCTTTGAGGCCATGGTTCATGTTTTGTGGTTGCGGAACTTTGTACTGAGGCTTTGCATTATTGACAGTATTATTAGGCCAATAAagatttattttgataatgCCACAACGTCTTCTTTTCTCAAAATGACAAGTACTCAAAGGGTGTTAAACACGTGGATTTGAAATACTTGTCGGTCAAAGAAGAAGTGCAGAAACATAGATTGTTAATTTAGTATATTGGTACTGATTTAATGATAGCAGATTCGTTAACTAAAGGACTACCGCCCAAAACTTTTTTGGCCATGTTGAAAGTATGGACATTATGGATAAGTCAATATTAACATGATGATGTTATCTATCTATATGGATATGTATAGTTATATGCGTGTACTATCATGATACTTGTGAATTCGATTAGTTATGTTTCTCTTTATTCTATTGTTATCCACATTAAGTTATATACATGTATTTTGATTGTGGTAACATGTTATATCTCTTTTAGAGACATGAAAGTTATAAGATTGATTAAAGTTATGTTGAGTTGGTTTGATTATGTGATACATGGAAGGAATCTTGTCGTTCATGACTTTTGCCCGCCATGATCCGatcattttaattcatataagAATGATGACTTGATAATTCTAATGAATGGTGCGcacttaaagtttattttagatCTTTAAGTCATCACATGAaccaagtgggagaatgttaaattatattaatttaagaattGCTTCATGTAATTTAAAGTATAGCTTTGATGAACAGATTCTAATGTGATGGTTATTAGAATATAAGGTATTAAagttatagttattattttagagttattaaaattaatctctcACTTCTCACTTCAATAAAGggcattttgatattttattaaagttggaaaaatatcataaaagaggaaaaatgtTTTACTTCTGCTGACACGTTAAGTTTctgaaaagtaaaagagaaaaacaacatTCTCAGGAAAGAAATAGAAACTGTGACTTTGACAGAGAAAAATatcattgataatttttatatcatcaaGAAAGCATAAAAAATGAGTAAGAGAAGGGAGAacaattgacaagaaaaaaatatacaatagaTCCAGGTAAGTTTTCTTCTACTATATATGTAAAAATAGTGAGTatcataaaaattcaaaatcctgtatgtttttcattcaattgaaaattaaagaattgctTACATAGTTAATTCATCAACTaagatttaattgaaaattaaagaattgctTACATAGTTAATTCATCAACTGATATAATATTCACTTTACTAATTACAAAAATAGTACAATACACTTAAGctcattttattcattaatataaaatagtcCTTTTGCactgataaagataaaatgatataaatagaAGCATTTAGAGGAAATTTTTATATCAACGTaactttattcttaaaaatgatattttagggtagttatgatttagtttttattaattttaaattatagtaatttttattgttaattaatttattatgattatattatttgcttcagattattttttccattgtatattttattactaatcTTGTGCAATCTCATAAATATTTcaagtcaaatataaaataaaataatatagttaagtATATGTCatctatttttatcatattgtttgtatatcttaaaatacaaaaacaaatctTTCTTATTTAAGAAAGAAGGTGAAGTATTAATTTAAgaagtattataaaaaatgaaatttatataaatatttataatttgaagcTCTAAAAATgctaataaaagtaatatttcaaaataagttataaaCTGCTAAAAGTACTATTTActaaatattgtttataataacGTAGAAAAATTCCCAGTtaattaagaaactaaaaattaacTGCATTGAGTTAATATACGTAGAATATAAGAACGAGAAGTTCAATAGTTCTTTAATGAAATTTAGGAACTAAACTCGcaaattttatgtttcttcaCCTTTTTTCATGTTACCTACTCATCTATAcatgttcatatatatatatatatatatatatatatatatatatatatatatatatgggattTGCTAATgtctgttttttagttggtatattttagcaatgtgtaccgggttatagtagacaaaaatagtTTCATATGTcgtggattctaagttttaaagtcaaggatatttgaacaattttcattctcaaaactaaaaaaaaaaaaaaaaatctcaaacccttactcacctccctcattcctctgagccatttctctttcatctctctcactccaacattttctctatcatcctatggtagatctgaaaaaaaaaattagaaatactcgtcgttaaacaatttacctttgtaaagagttaaGTCATGGACATATTCGCATTCAGGCAAAGGTTcgttcaagatctcttcaaattcatcatcttcactaacctctctagtttcatcatctgcagatgttgaatcatcatctcttaaCAACCCTCCAGGTCAATTACCAATTTTTTCTGATGTCATTGTACTTgcaaaaattagataaaattagatgagacaaaaattataaaatgaaaactcattataaaatcattttttgtaaattgtttaacaacgagtgtttctgatttttttcagcTCAATTATCAATTCCTTTAATGTCATTATGCCTgtgaaaatagataaaattagataagacaaaaattataaaatgaaaactgattataaaattattttttttgtaagaaattgtttaacagacagtgtttctgatttttattttttttaattgggactaCGTTAgagatgaaaattatttaaataccctttaaaacttagaatccatattATGAGGGTATTTTTTCTTACTATAACCCGGTacaatgtaccaactgaaaacaGGCGCACATTAGCAAGGGTTTAGTAATTTACATAAGTTATAGTTGATACATCTTACCAAAGTataccaaattttaggttacaaaaaagttcctgttaaaaaaaacaactttaaattcaagggtattttaataattttaaaatttaatttaaaataaaaaataaaatgtacatCCTGATTGGTCCACATGTATTGAGTAGttactaccttttattttattttttattttaaaaaacaactaccttttaaaaaagggttaaatatgtttttcgtccctcaactattggccgtttttgtgtttagtccctctttcaaactatagtacaatttagtcttttaactttagaaaactctggttttagtcctttttaccaaatttttttaactttatttgttgtttcaaacgcgtttctcagttaacattgaagcaaaaatgtgtcaaacagtgtaaagaatccaaatgctataatgtaacgtgcttgaaacaacaaataaagtttaaaaaatttgataaaaaagactaaaaccatagttttctaaagttgaaggactacattgtactataatttgaaatatggactaaacacaaaaacgacccatagttgggggacgaaaaacatatttaaccctttaaaaaatatataataaaaagtaataacttcctaaataactaccttttatatttttattttaaactaaattttaaaattattaaattacccttagatttaaagttggttttttctaataaagactttttttgtaacctaaaacttggtacactttACTAAGATGTATTAACTAAAAAGTttagcaatatatatatatatatatatatatatatatatatatatatatatatatatatatatatatatatatatatatatatatatttaaattggtatgaaattattaaaagtttttcaaaaatatttgataatatctttaCGTAAATGATATGTTATGTTtgatttatcataaatataatttaagaagtatttttcttaattataaatttttcataaatttcatattttagatcattgttttttatttaattagacTATTGTCACTAAAAGCCAATGTAAATAATTTAGTATAATCtaaaccaaaatatttaaaaaaaaaaaacaattggtAATTTGTCATGTGGacagtaataaaagtaaataattgagtaaatatttaaattgatttttggaAGATCGagactttaataaatatattgttaataaaattttcatacaatgagtctttgaattataattttatttacatgttaGTTCCATTTCTAATCAAATtgtttaacaattaaataatagatGATAATTGATAGTTTATTCTTATCTAATACCACGTTCTCTCAGAAATCAAAGTATAATTtggtttaattataaaatgaatttcttCACGTATTTTTAATTCCCCAAAACTTTTTAATATCAATATGTGTAATGGTGAGTTGGTTTGTTGTAGATAGTCGACTGTGGGtgacattatttataaattattcatttatttgtctatatttatgtataatgagaaattgaaatttgataaattgTTGAGAGTTTGATTAGGAgtatattaatgtaatttaatgtGTAGTTTAATCGTATGTTGATTTCATATTGGTTTTCAAACTAAACTTTGTGTTGTATCAGAGGAGGAAGGTTTGTTAGCAACGATGCAAGGCGATAAAGCATATAAAACATACTTTAGGTCTAAAAAAtttttagtaataatattattttattaaattaattataaaattatatttaaaaaaaaagtctaaagGAAACTTTTTAGTACtgatatacttttattaaattaattataaaattaagtttaagtaAAAGGAAGTTAAAATGGtttttagtattaatatatttctattaaattattataatattagtttgaaaatgaaatttaattaaattaaactttattgatattaaaaattatatttaatgagttaaaatctttttacaacaaattataattttgtttaagaaaaagtatgattagttatcattatttttttttgaatcaattttaacttttattttttatttttatatgactTCTAATTTACTGATTTTATtccttgtcttttttttttgttttttttttatattgtggagtttttcttttcaagattttgacaaattttattacttgatttcatgttgtttgtaattttttatctttatttgtaattggttcatttcttttttattttattgttgtttctattctatttattgaatttatattgggattaaaaatgtgtttttttgtctggttttgtttttttagtatttCTCTACTTATGAGTTTCAGATAAAGATGAAatctctaataaaatatatgatgaatATAAGTTGGTGAAcgttaaatgaaattaattatgacaataGTTAATAcagataattttgaataaaaaaaacttgaaaaataaattttaaataaaagatctcatttttaagtttgttttaagttttttaaattcttgAGTTGCCCCTACAACATTGTTTCTCTGTTAAACAATAATCGAGTTTTGTGTGTAGAGAAAATTGGACAAGAActacattaatatttaataaagaaaacagAGTGATGAACATTGAGCCTAATGTGTGACTGattatgtaagtattttaaCAGATTTTGATACtatgtttcaattttaaagtAGATCATACGGAATCTTGCAAAATGAGATGACAGTTCTCATCTTTTTTACATCATGCTCTTTGTCTAAACTCACTGTAATGTaatgttgttgtttttctaataattcaattatgaatattatattttatttacagtAATTGAATATAGCATATTGATGTAGCTAATGgttattaatgattttaagaTGTTGCATTAAACTATGATAAAAGTGGAAGGTCTCACGTGGAAGCAAATAAAATATGGAATTAGGCAGAGCGATTGTTTTTTCTTCCATGACATAAAAAGTGCCCCCACTTGGTTGTCCTTTGCATACTTTAAGGTCAATCTTCATTTCCATGCCATGGTTTTGGTAATCTCATAAGTTAGATCCAACTTCAATTTCAGATTTCTGCAAGTTGCAAAGAATCAAGAGATAGTATGGGGTTCCAACAACATGGGAATAGTGAACTGGGGTTGTCTGCAATTGCTTTGGGATCAAAGAACGAGTACAAGAGGATGCATTCCGACCTTCCAGAGGGAGACGATGATGTTTTGCAACAGGAAGCAAGGAGGAACAGTACCAGGAAATATGTTATAGCATGTGCCACCTTTGCTTCTCTCAATAATGTCCTTCTCGGCTATGGTATGCTTGATTCGCTTAGTCTCTTAACTTTTTCTGCGATTCATCAAAGAACTTCCAACATTTTCAGCTTAGGACTTGAGAGTACTGATTTTTGGTGCTCTTTTCAAACAAATACCCAAATgaaaaatgttactttttttgcACTATACACCGATCAGAATATCATCAGTATTGTTTTCTTCAGGTTAAGCATTAACAAATTTATTGTAGATAGCAATCTATGATTAAATAACAGTAAATTTGCAGTACAGAAAGAtttgttaagaaatatttatatgaattacTCTTGCTGTCAACTGTCAACTGTCAGATGTTGGTGTGATGAGTGGAGcagttatatttataaaagaagatcTGAAGATATCAGAGGTGAAGGAGGAGTTTTTAATTGGTATATTGAGCGTTATTTCTCTACTTGGAAGTTTAGGTGGTGGAAGAACTTCAGATATTATTGGTAGGAAATGGACAATGGCCGTAGCTGCAGTGATTTTTCAAATGGGTTCACTGATAATGACTCTTGCTCCTTCATTTTCAATACTAATGGTTGGAAGATTTTTAGCTGGCGTTGGTATAGGATTTGGAGGCTTGATTGCCCCTATATACATTGCAGAGATATCACCAAACACCACCAGAGGCTTTCTCACAACCTTCCCAGAGATTTTCATCAATCTAGGAATTTTGCTTGGCTATGTATCAAATTATGCTTTTTCAGGCTTCTCAGCACACATAAACTGGAGGATAATGCTTGCTGTGGGGATTTTGCCCTCAGTTTTCATTGGCTTTGCACTTTTCATCATTCCCGAGTCACCAAGGTGGTTGGTAATGCAGAACCGGATTGAAGAAGCAAGATCAGTGCTTCTGAAAACAAATGAAAGTGACAGAGAAGTGGAGGAGAGGCTTGCAGAAATACAGCAGGCAGCTGGTTTGGCCAATGGTGAACACTATGAAGAGAAACCTGTGTGGTATGAACTgttgtttccttctccttccCTTCGCAGAATGATGATCACAGGAATTGGGATTCAATGTTTTCAGCAGATTTCTGGAATTGATGCAACTGTGTATTACAGTCCTGAGATTTTCAAAGCAGCTGGGATTGAGGATAATGCAAAACTCCTAGCTGCTACTGTTGCTGTAGGTGTGACAAAGACAGTTTTTATATTGGTAGCAATTGTTCTTATTGACAAAAAAGGAAGAAGGCCACTACTCTTTGTAAGCACAATTGGGATGACAATTTGTTTGTTTAGCATAGGGGTTAGTCTTTCTTTGTTTCCAAAAGGATCATTTGTAATTGCATTGGCAATTGTACTTGTTTGTGGGAATGTGGCTTTCTTTTCTGTTGGATTAGGCCCTGTGTGTTGGGTTTTGACATCTGAAATCTTCCCTTTAAGGGTGCGTGCTCAAGCATCTTCACTTGGGGCTGTGGGAAATAGGGTGTGTAGTGGTTTTGTGGCAATGTCTTTCCTTTCTGTTTCGCGTGCAATTACAGTGGGTGGAGCATTCTTTCTGTTTGCTGCTATTTCTTCTCTTGCCATTGTGTTTGTCTACGTGCTTGTTCCTGAGACCAAAGGGAAGTCATTGGAGCAGATAGAGCTCATGTTTAAGAATGAACATAAGAGGCAAGGAAGTGAAATAGAGTTAGGAGATGTTGAAGTTCAGCAGCTTGTGCAGGACAAAACAGTTTTGACAGATTAATTTATTAGCTCATGTTTTCATATTCATGATCTTTCTACATCCACAGATTTCAGATCTATCAGTAAGGGACAGAAGATAATATGATACGAAATTCCACTCTAACTATCTTTTCTCAGTTGTACCATCGTTAATCTTGTTATACGTGGAAAGAGAATTTTGATCAATGCAGTTCCAAACCATCattgtttattatttgaatgaatcTGATTGAGATGGAAATTCTATTCACATATTGTTGTTGGAAAATCTGGTAGGCCTAACTCTTGTAAAGTAATCCCATAGGTTTGTAAGacgaggtttgcacctcacttatatattataatttcgttttatttttagttgacgTGAGATTTCAACATTTCAAAATGTAATTCATCTTCATAATGTGCCCAAGATGgaacatttttgttgttttttgtttggAAAACCATATGCCTTGATGTATGAATTTCTGATGGTGGAATATACTGGTCGATTGTTGTCACACCAATCATACAATTTGCATATATTCATTTCTGATTTcaaatatgtaaaagaaaaagaatttaagtttttaagGTTAACGAAGAGGTCCATGTGATGTAGGACTTTTTATAAATCTCTCGATTTAATGGTTAGACAGACTTTTTTGTTGGTCTACAAAAGAAACTTAGGTGAAGATTTAAAGCAagcctcatttttttttttcttttaagcagAAAATACGGTTTTTCTTGTAGAGTTATCCTAGTGCTTGTATTCTCTCGTTAAGAGAGGGTTTTATTGTACCTTGAAAGGGGTCTTGCAACACGGACACTGATAGGTGCTACTTATTGAATGGGATGTTACTTTATCAGCTTACATCAATTGTTTCTTCTTGATTCATGGTGAGATTTGAACTTCGAGTTTATAAGTAATTTTGGTCTAATATACTACAAGTCACCCCTCAGCATTTCCCAGAATTAACTTGTGTTTGAACGAAGaatttcaacaatttcaaaaaaaattgaaatacattatatttgaattatttaaaattgaattctcTTTTACTTCTTAAATAGTTTGTTTAGATGCATTAATAGaatatcttaaatttcaattttcttgtttggataaaacaatttaaattttattttaagacaaTTTCAACTCTATTCTTAAGTTCGAGTTACGCTAGCTCGATCTTTGATTTCAGATGATTTGTCTTGACTTTTAGTTTAGGTTGATTCCAGAAGATTCGATCTTGATTGACTAGGCCTGACCTTTAGCTTAAGTTAATTTGTCTCAACTTTAAACTATAATCCATTGATTTCAATCTTTAGTTCAAGCCGACTTAGCTCAACCTTTAACACGAGCAAACATGGCTTGAACTTTTCCACACTAGTCCACTTAGCTAGACCTTTGGCCCGGGACGACCAGGCTCGATTTCTAGCATAGGTCAACCCTACTAGACTTTTTGTTTGAGTCAACATTACTCAACCTCCAGCCTCGTTGATTCATCCTAACATTTATCCCGATCGGCTCGTCTTGACCATGGATTTGACTTACTCGACTCGACCTTTAATTTATGCCAAATTGGTTTGATCTTCTATTTATGCAAATTAGCTTAACTTTTAGTATGTAGCAAATCAACTCAACTTTTGTTCTGTGCCAACTTGGCTCAACTTATTGTCCAATCAATTTGACTCAACATTTGACCTAGACTAACCTAGCTTAACTTTCGACTCAAACCAATTTATCTCAAACTTTTAACCTAAGTCGACTTGATTGACTCTTTAACCAAGCCAACTAAATTGAACCTTCAATTAAAATTGACTCAACTGAACATTCAGTTTGAACCGACTCGACTCGACATTCATAAAAGGAGTGATAGTAAAGTATAAATgagtaaaatttcaaatttcttatacttttgaatatatttaaaagttttctattttattcatttgaaatatcttccaaaattctttaaatgtgattttttttaattactttattttaaatgtaaaaaaaaaatcaaattcttcaaataattaaattactattCTAAATTACCTAATCCAAACACACCTAGTTAGTTGTTTTGAGTAATgtgatataataaaatgttgaatatgTATAAATGATGGACATTGCAAGAATACTTTAAATACTTAGTTATACTTTtacaattttctatttaaaaaaaaaattataccagAATGATTGGTATAATACCATAGTAATTACAtaaattgagaattttattaatttgtaataattcGATTGCAAAAACATTAATTCTT
Proteins encoded:
- the LOC106754225 gene encoding probable polyol transporter 4, coding for MGFQQHGNSELGLSAIALGSKNEYKRMHSDLPEGDDDVLQQEARRNSTRKYVIACATFASLNNVLLGYDVGVMSGAVIFIKEDLKISEVKEEFLIGILSVISLLGSLGGGRTSDIIGRKWTMAVAAVIFQMGSLIMTLAPSFSILMVGRFLAGVGIGFGGLIAPIYIAEISPNTTRGFLTTFPEIFINLGILLGYVSNYAFSGFSAHINWRIMLAVGILPSVFIGFALFIIPESPRWLVMQNRIEEARSVLLKTNESDREVEERLAEIQQAAGLANGEHYEEKPVWYELLFPSPSLRRMMITGIGIQCFQQISGIDATVYYSPEIFKAAGIEDNAKLLAATVAVGVTKTVFILVAIVLIDKKGRRPLLFVSTIGMTICLFSIGVSLSLFPKGSFVIALAIVLVCGNVAFFSVGLGPVCWVLTSEIFPLRVRAQASSLGAVGNRVCSGFVAMSFLSVSRAITVGGAFFLFAAISSLAIVFVYVLVPETKGKSLEQIELMFKNEHKRQGSEIELGDVEVQQLVQDKTVLTD